In Nicotiana tabacum cultivar K326 chromosome 2, ASM71507v2, whole genome shotgun sequence, the following proteins share a genomic window:
- the LOC107770278 gene encoding NDR1/HIN1-like protein 3: MGRCCCCNCLFSCVFACICQILCAIIIIFGVIILALWLIFRPNKVYFHIADASLTKFDFSPTTNTLDYDLSLSVDIRNSNKKIGVYFDYIEAKTTYHRQKFANTNLESFYQHPKNTTILNPVLKGQSSVHLGDSEKSDYDDEKKSGMYKIFTVLYMRIRLKSGWITSGKIKLAAGCELKVPMKSNGASSATFERTNCVIIPWARH, translated from the coding sequence ATGGGACGCTGCTGTTGTTGCAACTGCCTTTTCAGCTGCGTTTTCGCATGCATCTGTCAAATACTCTGCGCCATTATCATCATTTTTGGCGTCATTATTTTAGCCCTTTGGCTCATTTTCAGGCCCAATAAGGTCTACTTCCACATCGCTGACGCCTCGCTCACAAAGTTCGATTTCTCCCCCACGACAAACACCCTCGATTATGATCTTTCCCTCAGCGTTGACATCAGAAACTCCAACAAAAAGATTGGGGTTTACTTTGACTACATTGAAGCCAAGACTACTTATCATCGCCAAAAGTTCGCCAATACCAATCTTGAATCGTTCTATCAGCATCCCAAGAATACTACTATCTTGAATCCAGTGCTCAAGGGTCAGAGTTCGGTTCATTTGGGAGATAGTGAGAAGTCAGATTACGATGACGAGAAGAAATCTGGGATGTACAAGATTTTCACGGTGCTTTACATGCGCATTAGGCTTAAGTCTGGTTGGATCACATCAGGGAAGATTAAGTTAGCAGCTGGCTGTGAGTTGAAGGTTCCTATGAAATCAAATGGTGCATCTTCGGCTACTTTTGAGAGAACCAATTGCGTTATTATACCTTGGGCGCGCCATTAA
- the LOC142166862 gene encoding uncharacterized protein LOC142166862, with protein MEMLKQIQICSVVMSRPIAEKLSDPRSFTIPCTIGSYAFSKALSDLGAMKRPLGIFDDVLVKVRKFVFPVDFVILDCMVDEEIPIILGRPFLATGRALIDCEMGELKMRLNNEEITFNVQKSMRRPSELANYSLLDTVNVIMEEDDEALNANDPLTACLMNLEEVNGEDLAEWVLAL; from the exons ATggaaatgctgaagcaaattcaG ATCTGTAGTGTAGTTATGTCAAGACCTATAGCTGAGAAGTTATCCGACCCTAGAAGCTTCACAATTCCATGCACCATAGGTAGCTATGCATTTTCCAAAGCATTgagtgatttgggagcaa TGAAAAGGCCATTAGGTATATTTGATGATGTACTTGTGAAAGTTAGAAAATTCGTGTTTCCAGTAGATTTTGTCATTCTGGACTGCATGGTTGAtgaggagattcccataattttgggaaggccattcttGGCCACAGGGAGAGCTCTAATTGATTGTGAAATGGGGGAGCTGAAGATGAGGCTAAATaatgaagaaataacatttaatGTGCAAAAGTCTATGCGGCGACCCAGTGAGTTAGCAAATTACTCTTTGTTAGACACGGTGAATGTAATCATGGAGGAAGATGATgaggctcttaatgcaaatgaccctctaaCAGCCTGCCTTATGAACTTAGAAGAAGTAAATGGTGAGGACTTGGCGGAATGGGTGTTGGCTCTTTAA